A single window of Leptospiraceae bacterium DNA harbors:
- a CDS encoding AAA family ATPase: MNSIEELENTLQLLELEQEYERSEYETLLSETSPAERQKNGVTWYPVQIELEEVTSSERLILSIRTNPEKAKNHKFHSGQTVSIFTNKEGLSKDEKKEYRIFGTIRKIKDETMYVMIPESEMPDWFDEGKLGVDLFYNETSYKEMKFALSKVISASNNRLADLREILLGYKETSVELQKNPIVKELNDSQNLAYSLALNTRDFSLIQGPPGTGKTTTLVRIIQEAVKDEKQVLVCAASNNAVDLLVEKLSELGVNVLRIGNPARVSENSEAFTFEAKLHSHPDYDTMLQYKKEALQLQKKAFKFKRNFGKAEREERTALKNEAKELFGIIRNLEFTIQKDILDKSEAICSTFVGITNSPASKMYFKTVFIDEATQALEPATWIAIMRANRVIFCGDHKQLPPVVKSPEGIRGKLDVSLFEKIIFRSEQNNSNQSKDITHTSNMKIPYILLDTQYRMHEEIMEFSNELFYSNHLKADLSVKKKTLDQVCGYIDRISPLCFLDTAGSDSEEKLNEETLSISNRREAEILISHLKLCLENWNLNSEVRNKISIGVLSPYNDQIIILRDLLEETKLASIYNIEISTIDSFQGREMDIIYISLVRSNEVGEVGFLSDTRRMNVAMTRAKLRLVVIGDSSTIGNHEFYKKFLEHAELYDSYESIWDYPDF; encoded by the coding sequence TTGAACTCTATAGAAGAATTAGAAAATACTCTCCAATTATTGGAATTGGAGCAGGAATACGAAAGAAGTGAATATGAAACTTTACTTTCCGAAACTAGCCCAGCCGAACGCCAGAAAAATGGCGTAACTTGGTACCCTGTCCAAATCGAATTAGAAGAGGTTACTTCTTCGGAACGATTAATCTTAAGTATTCGTACGAATCCAGAAAAGGCAAAAAATCATAAATTCCATTCCGGACAAACAGTTTCAATTTTTACAAACAAAGAAGGTTTGTCCAAGGATGAAAAAAAAGAATACCGTATATTTGGAACAATTCGAAAAATTAAAGACGAAACAATGTACGTGATGATTCCAGAATCGGAAATGCCAGATTGGTTTGATGAAGGCAAATTGGGAGTAGACTTATTTTATAACGAGACAAGTTATAAAGAAATGAAGTTTGCTTTGTCTAAAGTTATTTCTGCTAGTAATAATCGTTTGGCAGATTTACGAGAAATATTACTCGGTTATAAAGAAACCTCTGTCGAACTTCAAAAAAATCCCATTGTAAAAGAATTGAATGATTCACAAAATCTGGCTTATTCGCTTGCACTAAATACTCGTGACTTTTCTTTAATACAAGGCCCGCCTGGAACAGGTAAAACTACAACCTTAGTGAGGATAATACAAGAAGCCGTAAAAGACGAAAAACAAGTTTTAGTTTGTGCGGCAAGTAATAATGCAGTTGATTTACTCGTAGAAAAATTATCTGAGTTAGGAGTGAATGTTTTACGAATTGGAAATCCAGCACGTGTGTCAGAAAATTCGGAAGCCTTTACGTTTGAAGCAAAATTGCACTCACATCCAGATTACGATACAATGTTGCAATATAAAAAGGAAGCATTACAATTACAAAAAAAAGCATTTAAATTCAAAAGAAATTTTGGTAAAGCTGAAAGAGAAGAACGAACAGCCCTTAAAAATGAAGCCAAAGAGTTATTCGGAATTATCCGTAATTTGGAATTTACGATCCAGAAAGATATTTTAGATAAATCAGAGGCAATTTGTTCTACATTTGTCGGAATTACAAATTCTCCTGCGAGTAAAATGTATTTTAAGACCGTATTTATTGATGAAGCAACTCAAGCACTAGAACCAGCGACATGGATTGCAATTATGAGAGCGAACCGAGTTATTTTTTGTGGGGATCATAAACAACTTCCTCCTGTTGTAAAGTCTCCGGAAGGTATTCGAGGCAAATTAGATGTATCCTTATTTGAAAAAATTATATTTCGGTCAGAGCAAAATAATAGTAATCAAAGTAAAGATATTACTCATACAAGTAATATGAAAATTCCTTATATTTTGTTAGATACACAATATCGAATGCATGAAGAAATTATGGAATTTTCAAACGAATTGTTTTACTCTAATCATTTAAAAGCAGATTTATCAGTAAAAAAAAAAACATTAGATCAAGTTTGTGGATATATAGATAGAATTTCGCCCCTATGTTTTCTAGATACAGCCGGATCAGATTCTGAAGAAAAGTTAAATGAGGAAACATTGAGTATTTCTAATCGAAGGGAAGCCGAAATTTTAATAAGTCATTTAAAGTTATGTTTAGAAAATTGGAATTTGAATTCCGAAGTTCGAAATAAAATTTCCATTGGAGTATTATCTCCGTACAATGATCAGATTATTATTCTCAGAGATTTATTGGAAGAAACGAAATTGGCGAGCATTTACAATATTGAGATTTCAACCATTGACTCATTTCAAGGTAGAGAAATGGATATAATCTATATTAGCCTTGTCCGATCGAATGAAGTAGGGGAGGTAGGATTTCTTTCAGATACAAGGCGAATGAATGTGGCAATGACTCGCGCCAAACTAAGATTAGTCGTCATTGGTGATAGTTCTACGATAGGGAACCACGAATTTTATAAAAAGTTTTTAGAACATGCTGAATTATATGACTCATACGAAAGTATATGGGATTATCCAGATTTCTAA
- a CDS encoding ankyrin repeat domain-containing protein — MKYYLIIAILILNQSFIFAETKVESQNFLEAATKGDFALIESELKKGFDINTSDENGNTALHIAALKANLELTKFLLQKGANLNQKDGNGDSPLANAAAVGSLEVVKLLIEKGSEVDSKNQTGWTPLRWASNEGYLPIVNFLIEKGAEIYPLYMADRYFLEEAKNGNLDGMQKYLNKGASINAVDEDGISALLYVTSNLSLNNSEKYKTDVFESVKFLVENGGDLNEKSPTGFTPLLYSMHNNHIPLIQYLISQNASLADVDSNGDTCLILASRIGNLKLAQFFLEKKADTNLKNYSGETALHASSKTGQLEIVKTLLNLGADIDSEDNNKFTPLLVAARAGHESVVKLLLSSGANINHKEERNYSALMLAAENGHLTTVKILTEAGADKTIKSTYYPYGDVIAIAKKKSQTKVVEYLESTNLNSLNKSNSLSKTDLNDLLKVFSLLNEQIKGRNKDGFTALHWACKNENLELVKFVILPENLNQKDKQGFTPLHYSIKSGNLEITKFLIEKGADKNTKNNNGKTPIDIAPKKSKPTLIKILNTTKLIPLQKSTKNIKSESNSNDSFNLEDDAEEEKNSDDSEE; from the coding sequence ATGAAATACTATTTAATCATTGCCATTCTTATTTTAAATCAATCATTTATATTTGCAGAAACTAAAGTTGAGTCACAGAACTTTCTTGAAGCAGCGACAAAAGGAGATTTTGCGTTAATTGAATCTGAACTTAAAAAAGGATTCGACATTAATACTAGTGATGAAAATGGAAACACCGCACTTCATATAGCGGCATTAAAGGCTAATTTAGAATTAACCAAATTCCTACTACAAAAAGGAGCTAATTTAAACCAGAAAGACGGAAACGGTGATTCACCATTAGCCAACGCTGCAGCCGTTGGAAGTTTGGAAGTAGTAAAACTTCTAATCGAAAAAGGATCTGAAGTAGATTCTAAAAATCAGACAGGATGGACTCCTCTTCGTTGGGCGTCTAATGAAGGTTATCTGCCAATTGTAAACTTTTTAATTGAGAAAGGAGCAGAAATTTATCCGCTCTATATGGCAGATAGGTATTTTTTAGAAGAAGCAAAAAATGGGAATCTCGATGGGATGCAAAAGTATTTAAATAAAGGTGCTAGTATAAATGCAGTAGACGAAGACGGAATAAGTGCCTTACTTTATGTTACTTCTAATTTAAGTCTTAATAACTCTGAAAAATATAAAACAGATGTATTTGAGTCAGTCAAATTTCTCGTAGAAAATGGTGGAGACTTAAATGAAAAAAGTCCCACTGGATTTACTCCATTATTGTATTCTATGCATAACAACCATATTCCGCTGATTCAATACTTAATCTCTCAAAATGCAAGTTTAGCGGATGTAGACTCAAATGGAGATACATGTCTCATACTTGCGTCAAGAATAGGAAATTTAAAACTAGCTCAATTTTTTCTAGAAAAAAAAGCAGATACAAATCTTAAAAATTATAGCGGAGAAACTGCGCTTCATGCATCCAGTAAAACAGGCCAACTAGAAATAGTAAAAACCCTTTTAAATTTAGGGGCGGATATCGATTCAGAGGATAACAATAAATTTACTCCTCTTTTGGTAGCAGCTCGGGCCGGACATGAAAGCGTGGTTAAACTTTTACTTTCATCTGGGGCAAATATAAACCATAAGGAAGAGAGAAATTATTCAGCACTTATGTTAGCAGCGGAAAATGGGCATTTGACCACTGTAAAAATTCTAACTGAGGCTGGAGCTGATAAAACAATTAAATCGACCTATTATCCTTACGGTGACGTTATTGCAATCGCAAAGAAAAAAAGTCAAACTAAAGTAGTAGAATATTTAGAGTCCACAAATTTAAACTCACTTAATAAATCTAATTCCCTTTCAAAAACAGATTTAAATGATCTTTTGAAAGTATTCTCTTTATTAAATGAACAAATCAAAGGGCGAAATAAGGATGGATTTACCGCTTTACATTGGGCATGCAAAAATGAAAATTTAGAACTCGTAAAATTTGTAATTTTACCAGAAAATCTAAACCAAAAAGATAAACAAGGTTTTACCCCACTTCACTACTCGATAAAATCTGGAAATTTAGAAATTACCAAATTTCTAATAGAAAAAGGAGCTGATAAAAATACTAAGAATAATAATGGTAAAACTCCAATTGATATCGCTCCTAAAAAAAGCAAACCTACTCTGATAAAAATTTTAAATACTACAAAACTAATTCCACTACAAAAATCGACTAAGAATATAAAAAGTGAATCAAACTCAAATGATAGTTTTAATCTGGAAGACGATGCGGAAGAAGAAAAAAATTCGGACGATTCGGAAGAATGA
- a CDS encoding IPT/TIG domain-containing protein — MVIKDFKYTILFSIFLFCLPIAVNSQSKEGSKSEYSIEYVDSLDLSKGDYRMAIRGLDPDEMIEILKGKKEKRFRIEIGNTKTQIYPGSVYQERKNLVEFFINVYNKIPSGRTKVKLYIGDSTEDKDRLLDEEFFEMPENYEEDKQPLVTGLSPMGGVIGDTITMSGKNFGSDVDKIDIYFYDLDDSTIDMDLPEDLEFSEYQPIEYMQMRAKTSPFYISSTLDGVQHMNFIIPTTPYLKQLAEKAFFRKSIKLKVFVDGRPSSFMKVTILPKNWNKKVIGLAIVVTVIGLGFISLLIGKWNFIPYVLLDKNTNTYSLSRFQAFTWTVVLTGSYFYIAIAFGILLQNGKIPDFNPSLVGLMSISYSGFIASHFLNKKNPKNAISDTPPKLSDLFMENGVIDITRLQLLLFTVVAVIVYLYNLYLNNTLNGLPDIPSTLHGLLVSSQTGYIGGKVFGDKVAVNRVIPRKISIREQSIDLHLIGAGFVDGMKLMVEGSDSDPMPVKYSSPSTVSCNLPIEKELGFKNLVIIPPIGSSILIPNAIEMIEGQTVVSKEESLVIEEPAGNKKKKG; from the coding sequence TTGGTGATAAAAGATTTTAAATATACAATATTATTTTCTATATTTCTTTTTTGTTTGCCAATTGCCGTAAATTCGCAATCAAAGGAAGGTTCAAAGTCTGAATATTCAATCGAATATGTGGACTCACTGGATTTATCGAAAGGCGACTATCGTATGGCAATTCGAGGTTTAGATCCAGATGAAATGATTGAAATCCTAAAAGGGAAAAAAGAGAAAAGATTTCGAATAGAAATAGGAAATACGAAAACCCAAATTTATCCAGGCTCTGTGTACCAAGAACGAAAAAACTTAGTAGAGTTTTTCATAAACGTTTACAATAAAATACCATCAGGTAGAACTAAGGTCAAACTTTATATTGGTGATTCTACTGAAGATAAAGATCGTTTGTTAGATGAAGAATTCTTTGAGATGCCTGAAAATTATGAGGAAGACAAACAGCCGTTAGTCACAGGTCTTTCTCCAATGGGAGGTGTAATTGGGGATACGATTACGATGTCAGGAAAAAATTTTGGTTCTGATGTAGACAAAATTGATATTTATTTCTATGATCTCGATGATAGTACGATTGATATGGATTTGCCAGAAGATTTGGAGTTTTCTGAATATCAACCTATTGAATATATGCAGATGCGTGCAAAAACTTCTCCATTTTATATTTCAAGTACGCTCGATGGAGTTCAACATATGAATTTCATTATCCCAACAACTCCGTATTTAAAACAACTTGCTGAAAAGGCTTTTTTTAGAAAGAGCATAAAGTTAAAAGTTTTTGTAGATGGTCGTCCGAGCTCATTTATGAAAGTTACTATACTTCCCAAAAATTGGAATAAAAAAGTAATAGGACTCGCAATTGTTGTTACTGTTATTGGTTTAGGTTTTATTAGTTTATTGATTGGTAAATGGAACTTTATTCCCTATGTGCTTTTAGATAAAAATACGAATACATATAGTTTGTCTCGTTTTCAAGCATTTACATGGACAGTAGTTTTGACTGGAAGTTATTTTTATATTGCAATCGCTTTTGGTATATTACTTCAAAATGGAAAAATTCCAGATTTTAATCCTTCCTTAGTGGGGCTAATGAGTATTAGCTATTCTGGATTTATAGCGTCTCATTTTTTAAATAAAAAGAATCCCAAAAATGCAATTTCCGATACTCCTCCCAAACTAAGTGATTTGTTTATGGAAAATGGTGTAATCGATATTACCCGTTTACAGTTATTACTTTTCACAGTGGTAGCAGTAATCGTGTATTTGTATAATTTATATCTAAACAATACTTTGAATGGTTTGCCAGATATTCCTTCTACTTTGCACGGACTTTTGGTTTCCAGCCAAACAGGTTATATTGGTGGAAAAGTATTTGGAGACAAAGTTGCGGTTAATCGAGTTATTCCACGTAAAATTTCTATTCGAGAACAGAGTATTGATTTACATTTAATCGGAGCTGGATTTGTGGATGGAATGAAACTTATGGTAGAAGGTTCTGATTCTGATCCAATGCCAGTTAAATATTCTAGTCCATCGACTGTATCCTGTAATTTACCAATAGAAAAAGAACTTGGGTTTAAAAATTTAGTTATCATTCCGCCTATCGGATCTAGTATTTTAATTCCAAATGCAATAGAAATGATAGAAGGGCAAACTGTGGTCAGCAAGGAAGAATCACTGGTAATTGAAGAACCAGCCGGAAATAAAAAGAAAAAAGGATAA
- a CDS encoding VWA domain-containing protein, with translation MFTHFFYRLKNRKIPVSTAEFIDLLKAISYFSDRNGSLSVNEFYSISRNCLIKDVKHYDDFDLIFAEVFKGQVGADNEMKSLIDEWLKKAIEREIPEEQKNAATNLEYEEVLKNLQKRLEEQKERHDGGNKWVGTKGTSAFGNSGFNPNGVRAGGDSSGKTAFDVIDERRFKDYRTDETLNVRQIKVALKKLRSLKKEGRLEFSIQKSIDKTCNNGGELELVHERSRKNDLKLLLLMDVGGSMSPHAARVSKLFSASHQLNHFKEFHYYYFHNIIYDSVFPDASLSKKVSVSKLTKKFRPDTKVIYVGDASMHPYELFNKTGMFDYYGYGYLKHKQPEVKLKTGLDRLRDLTEYFPDSVWLNPDDRRYWHHETIEAIWDLVPMYFLSIDGLQKAIRKLLRK, from the coding sequence ATGTTTACTCATTTTTTTTACAGACTAAAAAATAGAAAAATTCCTGTTTCTACTGCGGAATTTATTGATTTATTAAAAGCAATTTCTTATTTTTCCGATCGAAATGGCTCACTATCTGTAAATGAATTTTATTCTATTTCCCGAAATTGTCTTATAAAAGATGTAAAACACTACGACGATTTTGATTTGATATTTGCAGAAGTTTTTAAAGGTCAAGTAGGAGCGGATAACGAGATGAAATCTCTTATCGATGAATGGCTCAAAAAAGCAATTGAACGAGAAATTCCAGAAGAACAAAAAAATGCCGCCACCAATTTGGAGTATGAAGAAGTTCTAAAAAATCTACAAAAAAGACTGGAAGAACAAAAAGAGCGTCACGATGGCGGAAATAAATGGGTCGGAACAAAGGGAACTTCTGCCTTCGGGAATTCAGGATTTAACCCAAACGGTGTTCGTGCCGGAGGAGATTCTAGCGGTAAAACAGCATTTGACGTAATTGATGAAAGGAGATTTAAGGATTATCGAACGGATGAAACTTTGAATGTGCGCCAAATCAAAGTTGCCTTAAAGAAACTTCGTAGTCTTAAAAAAGAAGGTAGGCTTGAATTTTCGATTCAAAAAAGCATTGATAAAACCTGTAATAATGGCGGCGAATTAGAATTAGTTCATGAAAGATCTCGAAAAAATGATTTAAAACTTTTACTCCTTATGGATGTAGGTGGGAGTATGAGTCCACATGCTGCTCGAGTAAGTAAATTATTTAGTGCGAGTCATCAACTCAATCACTTTAAAGAATTTCACTACTATTATTTTCACAATATTATCTACGATAGTGTGTTTCCGGATGCGAGTCTGTCCAAAAAAGTTTCTGTTTCCAAACTCACTAAAAAATTTCGTCCCGATACAAAAGTAATTTATGTCGGCGACGCTTCCATGCATCCATATGAACTTTTTAATAAAACAGGAATGTTTGATTATTACGGTTACGGGTATTTAAAACACAAACAACCAGAAGTAAAATTAAAAACCGGCTTAGATCGACTGAGAGATTTAACAGAGTATTTTCCAGATTCAGTTTGGTTGAATCCAGATGATCGACGATATTGGCACCACGAAACGATTGAAGCTATTTGGGATTTGGTTCCCATGTATTTTTTGAGTATAGATGGACTTCAAAAGGCGATTCGCAAACTTCTTAGAAAATAG
- the dnaE gene encoding DNA polymerase III subunit alpha, producing the protein MEDFTHLHLHTTYSMLDGAIRIPELMKYVKSQGMSSVAITDHGNMFGAIEFYKEAIKQGVKPIIGCEFYVSANRSEEKEMESIPDGNAYHIILLAKNQVGYKNIIKLASRSYTEGFYKKARIDYDLLERHSEGLICLTACLAGEVQRKIIEGNQTAALALANKLNEIFRKEDFYLEIQNHGIKEQDICAKAAYEFYKKAGIPLVVTNDSHFLTKDDQSAQDILLRIGMQKKIDDEMRFGFNQEFYVKNPAEMAKLFPEIPEAMRNTLEIRDKCDLNFKFGNNLLPDFKVPEGYDTDSFLVKLVDDGIKKKYPVVTKEIQDRVDFELNTIRNMHFAGYFLIVQDYIDFARNSGIPVGPGRGSAAGSIVSYALGITNIDPLRYNLLFERFLNPDRKDMPDVDTDFCVEKRDQVINYIKEKYGKDKVGQIITFGSLAAKAALKDVARVLNISFAESNEISKAFPSKLGISIAEAVDVSNDLKQIKEKNDTNRKLFYIAEKLEGNYRQPGRHAAGVVISPYPLEEIVPLSTVAEKGKPGRAIVTQYDKDQLESVGLIKMDILGLKNLTTLDYAVHLVEKRHGIKIVPDELPIDDSKTYSLLKKANTLGIFQLESNGITDLVAKSQVNTFEEIVALIALYRPGPMDSGMLQDYLDRKSGKQKVAYPHPSCEPILKETFGVAVYQEQVMSISRVVGGFTMGESDVLRKAMAKKKLDLMADLKIKFVAGAIAQKIDGKLASDLFDLLEKFGGYGFNKSHSVAYALVTYQTAYFKANYPTEYMTALLASDGNDTSAIVKFVNNAREMGIKILNPDVTESEASFSIPADNTIRFGISALKGVGSIAANSIIESRKKAGGFKTLNDFLLNIDTHCVNKRVLEALIQVGAFDSFGYTRKCLFESVDAISNYAAKEQTRKLEGQGNLFMGASSENFSLNLPKNSEEWELDDKLKREKLVSGLFLSGHPLDKYRAKLSTLSSLTIEKIDGVSSGAKVELCGIITSPEVKYTKKNEEFMNFKLEDFTGDIDCTVFPRTFVKFKEFMKEDQAVFIKGLLQKVEIGETELRGQIIVNDVEILNEDNLVAKLEKSLHIKINPKDFSDNQVVNNLYSILTAFKGNSSVFFHLTGDPNLKKVIRAHNHYSVEPTRELLSRLSQLLGNDSVFYTIGDEILKYSA; encoded by the coding sequence ATAGAAGATTTTACCCATTTACACTTACATACGACTTATTCCATGCTGGATGGTGCGATTCGCATACCTGAACTGATGAAATACGTCAAATCCCAAGGGATGTCATCGGTTGCGATCACTGACCATGGGAATATGTTTGGGGCGATTGAATTCTATAAGGAAGCGATCAAACAGGGTGTAAAACCCATCATAGGCTGTGAATTCTACGTTTCCGCCAACCGTTCGGAAGAAAAGGAAATGGAGAGTATTCCTGACGGAAACGCCTACCATATCATTTTGCTCGCGAAAAATCAAGTTGGCTACAAGAACATCATCAAACTTGCCAGTCGGTCGTATACGGAAGGTTTTTACAAAAAAGCTCGTATCGACTACGATTTGCTAGAACGCCATAGCGAGGGACTGATTTGTCTCACGGCTTGTCTTGCGGGTGAGGTGCAACGTAAGATCATCGAAGGAAATCAAACAGCCGCACTTGCCCTTGCCAATAAGCTAAATGAAATTTTCCGCAAAGAAGATTTTTACTTAGAAATTCAAAACCACGGTATCAAAGAGCAAGATATTTGTGCGAAGGCAGCTTACGAGTTTTACAAGAAAGCGGGAATTCCGCTTGTTGTTACGAATGATTCCCACTTCCTCACCAAAGATGACCAAAGTGCTCAGGATATTTTGCTTCGAATTGGAATGCAAAAGAAAATCGACGATGAAATGCGTTTTGGTTTTAACCAAGAATTTTATGTAAAAAATCCTGCTGAAATGGCAAAACTATTTCCAGAAATTCCAGAAGCAATGCGCAATACACTTGAAATTCGGGACAAATGCGATCTCAATTTCAAATTTGGAAACAATCTACTTCCTGATTTCAAAGTTCCCGAAGGATATGATACCGATTCCTTTTTAGTAAAATTAGTCGACGATGGAATCAAAAAGAAATACCCAGTTGTCACAAAAGAAATCCAAGACCGAGTAGACTTTGAATTAAATACAATTCGTAATATGCACTTTGCTGGATATTTTTTAATCGTACAGGATTATATTGATTTTGCGCGAAACTCCGGAATTCCAGTTGGACCGGGGCGTGGATCTGCGGCTGGTTCTATTGTATCCTATGCTTTGGGGATAACAAATATTGACCCCCTTCGTTATAATTTACTTTTTGAACGATTTTTAAATCCAGACCGGAAAGATATGCCCGACGTGGATACTGACTTTTGTGTAGAAAAACGTGACCAAGTAATCAATTACATCAAAGAAAAATACGGCAAAGACAAAGTAGGTCAGATCATTACGTTTGGAAGCCTAGCTGCAAAAGCTGCATTGAAAGACGTAGCGCGGGTACTCAATATTAGCTTCGCTGAATCTAATGAAATTTCAAAAGCATTTCCATCTAAATTGGGAATTTCTATCGCAGAAGCAGTGGATGTCTCCAACGATTTAAAACAAATCAAAGAAAAAAATGATACAAACCGTAAGTTATTTTACATCGCCGAAAAACTAGAAGGTAACTACCGTCAGCCGGGACGACATGCGGCAGGTGTGGTAATTTCTCCTTATCCGCTAGAAGAAATTGTACCACTTTCCACAGTCGCAGAAAAAGGAAAACCTGGTAGAGCTATTGTTACTCAATACGATAAAGACCAACTAGAAAGTGTTGGTTTAATCAAGATGGATATTTTAGGGCTCAAGAACTTAACTACACTTGATTATGCAGTTCACTTAGTAGAAAAACGCCACGGAATCAAAATCGTACCCGATGAACTGCCTATTGACGATTCAAAGACTTACTCTTTACTAAAAAAAGCGAATACACTAGGTATATTCCAGTTAGAGTCGAATGGAATCACTGACCTAGTTGCCAAGTCACAGGTAAATACCTTTGAGGAAATTGTTGCCCTCATTGCATTGTATCGTCCCGGTCCAATGGACTCTGGGATGTTGCAGGATTATTTAGATAGAAAGAGCGGCAAACAAAAAGTAGCCTATCCGCATCCATCCTGCGAGCCAATATTGAAGGAAACATTCGGAGTTGCGGTATACCAAGAGCAGGTGATGAGTATTTCGCGTGTCGTTGGCGGATTTACGATGGGTGAATCCGATGTTCTTCGTAAAGCGATGGCAAAGAAAAAGTTAGATCTAATGGCAGACTTAAAAATAAAATTTGTCGCCGGTGCAATCGCTCAAAAAATAGATGGAAAACTTGCGTCTGACTTATTTGACTTACTCGAAAAATTCGGTGGATACGGATTTAATAAATCGCATTCTGTAGCTTATGCGTTAGTAACCTACCAGACTGCGTATTTTAAAGCGAATTACCCGACAGAGTATATGACTGCCCTTCTTGCGTCTGACGGTAATGACACAAGTGCAATTGTAAAATTCGTCAACAACGCTCGGGAAATGGGAATTAAAATTCTAAATCCAGATGTTACCGAATCAGAAGCAAGTTTTAGTATTCCAGCGGATAATACAATTCGTTTCGGGATTTCGGCGTTAAAAGGTGTAGGTTCAATTGCGGCTAATAGTATAATTGAGTCCAGAAAAAAGGCCGGAGGCTTTAAAACACTAAATGACTTTTTACTGAATATAGATACACATTGTGTAAATAAGCGTGTTCTAGAAGCACTTATTCAGGTTGGTGCGTTTGATTCGTTTGGTTATACTCGCAAATGTCTTTTTGAGTCGGTAGACGCAATCTCTAACTATGCGGCAAAAGAACAAACTCGTAAATTAGAAGGACAGGGAAATCTTTTTATGGGTGCAAGCTCTGAAAATTTTTCTTTAAATCTTCCTAAAAATTCAGAAGAGTGGGAACTCGACGACAAACTAAAAAGAGAAAAGTTAGTTTCCGGATTATTTCTATCTGGTCATCCTCTCGATAAATACAGAGCTAAACTTTCGACTCTTTCCTCTTTGACCATTGAAAAAATTGATGGAGTATCTTCTGGCGCAAAAGTAGAATTATGCGGTATCATTACTAGTCCAGAAGTAAAATATACCAAAAAAAATGAAGAGTTTATGAATTTTAAACTAGAAGATTTTACAGGAGACATTGATTGTACTGTATTTCCTAGAACTTTCGTAAAATTCAAAGAGTTTATGAAAGAAGACCAAGCAGTTTTCATTAAAGGATTACTACAAAAAGTAGAAATTGGAGAAACTGAACTTCGTGGTCAAATCATAGTTAATGATGTAGAGATTTTAAATGAAGACAATTTAGTTGCAAAGTTAGAAAAATCACTTCATATCAAAATTAATCCAAAAGATTTTAGTGATAACCAAGTGGTTAATAATCTGTATTCTATACTCACTGCATTTAAAGGAAATTCCTCTGTATTTTTTCATCTTACGGGAGATCCTAATCTCAAAAAAGTGATTCGGGCACACAATCATTATTCGGTTGAACCAACTCGTGAATTACTTTCTAGATTATCCCAACTATTAGGAAATGATAGTGTGTTTTATACAATTGGGGATGAAATTTTAAAATACTCTGCTTAG